A window of Fragaria vesca subsp. vesca linkage group LG7, FraVesHawaii_1.0, whole genome shotgun sequence contains these coding sequences:
- the LOC101293639 gene encoding protein TRANSPARENT TESTA 12-like gives MMKSSSSSSSLGPLPTEQTLSTKIDEVSAMESISELHHSPTTIVKSRDGDYPPPRSFHDVKNICFLETAKLWAIAGPIAFNLLCYYGINSATAIYVGRIGDVELSAVAISLSVIGNFSFGFLYGMASALETLCGQAFGAGQVGMLGIYLQRSWIIMTIASTCLLPVYIYAAPVLELLGQDENIAAVAGKFCIQIIPQMFSMAINFPTQKFLQAQSKVTFLSLFGFAMLASHVGLLGVFLKVFGRGMSSAAVAFNISSWVTTLGQLVYVVGWCRDGWNGLSWLAFKDLWSFAKLSMASAIMLCLEVWYMMTILVITGQLENAVIAVGSLSICMNVDGWEAILFVGVNVAISVRVSNELGSAHPRAAKYAVIVAIVEALLLGMLFGTVIMAEKDNFAMIYTKSKEMQEAVSRLAFLLSITMVVNSVQHVISGVAVGGGWQALVAYINLFSYYVVGLPIGFLLGYRTSMGVKGIWIGMIFGTVLQNVILLYIVYKTNWIEEVEQATERIGQWTEEELVEIDEEKQDWTRTEDMDL, from the exons ATGATGAAGAGTAGTAGTAGCTCATCCTCTCTTGGACCTTTACCTACCGAACAAACCCTAAGCACAAAGATTGATGAGGTTTCAGCCATGGAAAGTATTTCAGAACTCCACCATTCCCCTACAACAATCGTTAAGTCTAGAGATGGAGATTATCCACCACCAAGAAGCTTTCACGATGTCAAGAACATATGTTTTCTAGAAACCGCAAAGCTTTGGGCCATTGCAGGTCCTATTGCCTTTAATTTGTTGTGCTACTATGGTATTAACTCCGCCACGGCCATCTATGTCGGCCGTATTGGAGACGTGGAGCTCTCTGCTGTTGCTATCTCTCTGAGTGTCATTGGAAATTTCTCTTTCGGCTTCCTG TATGGTATGGCAAGTGCACTCGAAACACTATGTGGGCAGGCATTTGGTGCAGGGCAAGTAGGTATGCTAGGAATTTACTTGCAACGCTCATGGATCATAATGACTATTGCCTCTACCTGTTTACTGCCAGTTTACATCTACGCAGCACCAGTCCTAGAGCTCCTAGGCCAAGACGAGAACATTGCAGCCGTAGCCGGGAAATTCTGTATCCAAATTATCCCTCAAATGTTTTCAATGGCCATCAACTTCCCAACCCAAAAGTTCCTGCAGGCACAGAGCAAAGTTACATTTCTGTCACTGTTTGGTTTTGCAATGCTCGCATCTCACGTAGGACTCCTAGGTGTCTTCCTCAAAGTTTTCGGGCGAGGAATGAGCAGTGCTGCCGTAGCGTTTAATATTTCGTCCTGGGTGACGACATTGGGTCAGTTGGTTTATGTAGTTGGTTGGTGTAGAGATGGCTGGAATGGATTGTCATGGTTAGCTTTTAAGGATTTATGGTCCTTTGCAAAACTCTCTATGGCTTCAGCTATCATGCTTTGCCTAGAGGTTTGGTATATGATGACCATACTAGTTATCACTGGCCAGCTTGAAAATGCTGTTATTGCTGTTGGCTCCCTTTCAATATG CATGAATGTGGATGGCTGGGAAGCAATACTGTTTGTTGGGGTCAATGTAGCGATAAG CGTTCGGGTCTCCAACGAGCTTGGATCAGCACATCCTAGAGCTGCAAAATACGCTGTCATTGTCGCCATCGTTGAGGCTCTCCTTCTTGGGATGCTTTTTGGGACAGTTATTATGGCTGAAAAGGATAATTTCGCCATGATCTATACCAAGAGCAAAGAGATGCAAGAAGCTGTGTCTCGTTTAGCTTTCCTCCTTAGCATTACAATGGTGGTTAATAGTGTTCAGCACGTTATTTCAG GTGTTGCTGTTGGAGGAGGGTGGCAAGCTCTGGTGGCTTACATAAACTTATTTTCTTACTATGTCGTCGGGCTACCTATTGGGTTTCTTCTTGGTTACCGAACAAGTATGGGAGTGAAG GGAATTTGGATTGGTATGATATTCGGGACAGTCTTGCAGAATGTCATCCTCTTGTACATCGTTTATAAAACCAACTGGATCGAGGAG GTTGAACAAGCTACAGAAAGAATTGGACAGTGGACTGAAGAAGAACTAGTAGAAATTGATGAAGAAAAACAGGACTGGACAAGAACTGAAGATATGGATCTCTGA
- the LOC101293935 gene encoding uncharacterized protein LOC101293935, with protein MTRKTHFKLSPSLEFSDSISMDSPPHDRWSKRGAGPKSRSSDAAQMKSGADKKIKRDSEEVAEEDRRCTRRAGAWRCGEEVVVGKPMCEHHLAQRKSYQKKRRGGGADSDSGEEDGASRKVNAGESVNNKRRRRTGSESESDSESEKANNRTVKPKVNGKSGDSGNVMKKSKLKEEKPMEKSKSNRSKGSLMCHQCQRNDKNGVVHCSLCKAKRFCYECIERWYPGKSREDFENACPFCCGNCNCKACLREFLVKVEVDPSVKLQRLRYLLYKALPVLRHIYSEQSSELEIEAKIRGVHLTEMDIKRTKVDRNERMYCDNCYTSIVDFHRSCPNPNCSYDLCLTCCKELRNGRQPGGSEAETSHQQALDRAHKEVKGHCWESKGASTSDDSKVDPSISFPNWRADSHGSIPCPPKERGGCGNVKLELRRKFKANWVMKLLKNAEDFTTDFKWQEADISKGCSWCQPNDSEGTNDSQPERRQAAFRKNSHDNFLYCPNAIDISDDEIEHFQRHWMKGEPVIVRNVLDKTSGLSWEPMVMWRAFRETGANVKFKEETKSVKAIDCWDWNEVEINIHQFFTGYLAGRMHKTKWPEMLKLKDWPSSTLFEERLPRHCAEFIAALPYCDYTDPKDSNAGILNLATRLPEKSLKPDMGPKTYIAYGFSEELGRGDSVTKLHCDMSDAVNVLTHTTTVKIHSWQQNAIKALKSKHVAEDLCELYNERTHEKGKGGEGNNLDRAQSCRTSPLSDSVNPGILRSDETEYVPEPVATTELNKAKVASVDHQRNDVLKSTSPHANGVETKQECVQCSSDTISGRLEGKDASRNASEVNSRATKDFKSSDKLDVVHGGAVWDIFRIEDTSKLIEYLKKHKKEFRHLNNHPVESVVHPIHDQTLYLNERHKKQLKQEYDVEPWTFEQHLGEAVFIPAGCPHQVRNRQSCIKVALDFVSPENLEVCLRLTEEFRLLPKTHRAKEDKLEVKKMTLYAVSSALREAKSLMPELGLDAGARFFYSSIKIKITGG; from the exons ATGACACGTAAAACACACTTCAAGCTTTCCCCATCGCTCGAATTTTCCGATTCAATCTCTATGGACTCGCCGCCGCACGACCGCTGGAGCAAGCGCGGCGCCGGCCCGAAGTCGCGTTCCAGTGACGCGGCGCAGATGAAGAGCGGCGCGGATAAGAAGATCAAGAGAGACAGTGAAGAAGTGGCGGAGGAGGATCGCCGCTGCACTCGTCGCGCCGGCGCGTGGCGGTGCGGCGAGGAGGTGGTGGTTGGGAAGCCGATGTGTGAGCATCACTTGGCGCAGAGAAAGAGTTATCAGAAGAAAAGAAGAGGCGGAGGCGCAGACAGCGATTCCGGCGAAGAAGACGGAGCTAGCCGGAAAGTCAACGCCGGCGAATCGGTGAACAATAAGAGGAGGAGGAGGACCGGGAGTGAGTCTGAGTCGGACTCCGAGTCGGAGAAGGCGAATAATCGGACGGTAAAACCGAAGGTGAATGGTAAATCTGGAGATTCTGGTAATGTTATGAAGAAGAGTAAGTTAAAAGAGGAAAAGCCTATGGAAAAG AGCAAGTCTAACAGAAGCAAGGGGAGCTTGATGTGTCACCAGTGCCAGCGGAACGATAAGAATGGTGTTGTGCACTGCTCTCTGTGTAAAGCAAAGCGGTTTTGCTACGAGTGCATTGAAAGATG GTACCCTGGGAAATCAAGAGAGGATTTTGAGAATGCGTGCCCGTTTTGCTGTGGCAACTGCAACTGCAAAGCGTGCCTGCGCGAGTTTTTGGTTAAAGTGG AAGTTGATCCGAGTGTTAAGTTACAACGACTGCGTTACTTGTTGTATAAGGCTTTGCCTGTGCTGAGGCATATATATAGTGAGCAGAGCTCTGAGCTGGAGATTGAAGCCAAAATCAGAG GTGTACATTTGACTGAAATGGACATAAAGAGAACTAAAGTAGACCGAAATGAGCGAATGTACTG TGACAATTGCTATACATCCATTGTCGATTTCCACAGAAGCTGTCCGAACCCCAATTGTTCCTATGACCTGTGTCTTACTTGTTGCAAAGAGCTAAGGAATGGTCGGCAACCTGGAGGTAGTGAAGCAGAAACATCTCACCAGCAAGCTTTAGATAGAGCCCATAAAGAAGTGAAAGGACATTGCTGGGAGAGTAAAGGTGCATCTACTTCTGATGATTCTAAAGTTGATCCATCCATATCTTTTCCAAATTGGAGAGCTGATTCTCATGGCAGCATTCCATGTCCTCCAAAAGAACGTGGAGGTTGTGGCAATGTGAAGCTGGAATTGAGGCGTAAATTCAAAGCTAATTGGGTGATGAAGCTGCTAAAAAACGCAGAAGATTTTACTACTGACTTCAAGTGGCAAGAAGCCGATATTTCTAAAGGATGTTCCTGGTGCCAGCCAAATGATTCTGAGGGAACTAATGATAGCCAGCCTGAAAGGAGGCAAGCAGCTTTCAGAAAAAACAGTCATGATAACTTCTTATACTGTCCAAATGCTATTGACATTTCAGATGATGAGATTGAGCATTTTCAGAGGCACTGGATGAAGGGGGAACCGGTGATAGTCAGAAATGTTCTTGACAAGACATCTGGTCTTAGTTGGGAACCTATGGTTATGTGGAGGGCTTTCAGAGAAACGGGTGCTAATGTAAAGTTCAAAGAGGAGACTAAAAGTGTAAAAGCCATAGATTGCTGGGATTGGAATGAG GTTGAGATTAATATTCACCAATTTTTCACGGGCTACTTAGCGGGTCGCATGCATAAAACAAAGTGGCCAGAGATGTTAAAATTAAAGGATTGGCCATCATCAACTTTGTTTGAGGAACGCTTGCCAAGACACTGTGCGGAATTCATTGCAGCACTACCCTACTGTGACTATACTGATCCCAAAGATTCAAATGCTGGTATTCTCAATCTTGCTACTAGACTTCCTGAAAAGTCACTGAAACCTGATATGGGACCAAAAACTTACATTGCTTATGGATTCTCCGAAGAGCTTGGTAGAGGTGATTCAGTGACTAAATTGCATTGCGATATGTCTGATGCG GTAAATGTTTTGACACACACAACAACAGTGAAGATCCACTCTTGGCAGCAGAATGCCATAAAGGCTTTGAAGAGCAAGCATGTAGCTGAAGACCTTTGTGAACTCTACAATGAAAGAACTCACGAGAAGGGCAAG GGTGGGGAGGGAAACAATCTGGACAGAGCACAATCATGTAGGACTTCACCTTTGTCAGATTCTGTCAATCCAGGCATCCTTAGATCTGATGAAACAGAGTATGTTCCGGAACCTGTTGCAACTACTGAACTAAATAAAGCAAAGGTCGCGAGTGTTGATCATCAGAGGAATGATGTGCTAAAATCCACCTCACCTCATGCAAACGGAGTTGAAACAAAGCAAGAGTGTGTTCAATGTTCCAGTGACACAATCAGTGGAAGGCTTGAAGGGAAAGATGCTTCAAGGAATGCAAGTGAGGTAAACTCCCGGGCAACAAAGGATTTCAAAAGTAGTGACAAGTTGGACGTTGTCCATGGTGGTGCTGTTTGGGACATCTTTCGTATCGAGGACACTTCTAAGTTAATAGAGTACCTGAAGAAACACAAAAAAGAATTTCGCCACCTTAATAATCATCCTGTAGAATCT GTTGTTCATCCTATTCACGATCAGACTCTGTACTTGAATGAGAGACATAAAAAACAACTGAAGCAGGAGTATG ATGTGGAGCCTTGGACATTTGAGCAACATCTTGGTGAGGCAGTTTTTATTCCAGCGGGATGTCCTCATCAAGTGAGAAATAGACAA TCTTGTATAAAGGTAGCACTTGATTTTGTATCTCCTGAGAATCTTGAGGTATGTCTGCGATTAACTGAAGAGTTTCGTTTACTCCCAAAAACCCACAGAGCCAAGGAAGATAAATTGGAG GTGAAGAAGATGACACTTTATGCTGTAAGTTCAGCACTGAGAGAAGCCAAAAGTCTGATGCCGGAACTGGG ACTTGACGCCGGTGCTAGATTTTTTTATAGCTCCATCAAAATAAAGATCACTGGTGGGTAG
- the LOC101311125 gene encoding cyclic pyranopterin monophosphate synthase accessory protein, mitochondrial-like isoform 2, protein MFLRRMAVSLSHSRRFLSSSSNSSIDIAKAIDELNKEMEAVFGEPPADSGLASSARNDVMAQEPELVSREKGEDMHGLTHIGATGEAQMVDVSPKPSTKRTAVSSCKVLLGKQVFDLVLANQMAKGDVLSVAKIAGINGAKHTSNLIPLCHNIPLTHVRVDLTLNPKDFSVDIEAEASSTGKTGVEMEAMTAASVAGLTVYDMCKAASKYIQITDIRLESKAGGKSGDWHREE, encoded by the exons ATGTTTCTTCGGCGAATGGCGGTTTCGCTTTCTCACTCCAGAAGGTTTCTTAGCAGTAGCAGCAACAGCAGCATTGACATTGCGAAAGCAATTGATGAGCTTAACAAG GAAATGGAAGCAGTGTTTGGTGAACCTCCAGCAGATAGCGGGCTTGCCAGTTCTGCAAGAAATGATGTTATGGCTCAAGAACCCGAGTTAGTATCACGAGAAAAAGGAGAAGACATGCATGGCCTAACCCACATTGGCGCTACGGGGGAGGCTCAGATGGTGGATGTTTCTCCAAAACCAAGTACCAAGAGAACTGCCGTTTCTAGTTGCAAGGTACTTCTTGGCAAGCAGGTGTTTGATTTGGTGTTAGCCAACCAGATGGCTAAGGGAGATGTGCTTAGTGTGGCCAAGATTGCTGGAATAAATGGAGCAAAGCACACAAGCAATCTCATCCCGCTATGCCACAACATACCTCTGACCCATGTCCGCGTTGATCTGACACTAAATCCCAAGGATTTCAGTGTGGATATCGAAGCAGAAGCTAGTTCAACCGGGAAAACTGGGGTTGAAATGGAAGCCATGACAGCTGCAAGTGTTGCTGGCCTAACCGTCTATGATATGTGCAAAGCTGCTTCGAAGTATATACAGATCACTGATATAAGACTTGAGAGTAAGGCTGGTGGGAAGAGTGGAGACTGGCACAGGGAGGAGTAA
- the LOC101311608 gene encoding protein ASPARTIC PROTEASE IN GUARD CELL 1-like: MEKKTTHLFFFTLLLSLSLCSALDHQTLLLSPLPSAPSLSQPESFSETTSEPDSDPSSLSLPLHHLDALSSDQTPSQLFHLRLRRDSLRFNSLTSLAYNRTRPGPSSGFSSSIVSGLSQGSGEYFTRIGVGSPPKYLYMVLDTGSDVVWLQCAPCKRCYSQTDLVFDPRKSSSYSSLPCSSPLCRRLDSPGCSSKSKTCLYQVSYGDGSFTFGDFSTETLTFRRSKVPKVALGCGHDNEGLFVGAAGLLGLGRGKLSFPTQTGSRFNSKFSYCLVDRSASSKPSSVVFGDSAVSRTARFTPLVPNPKLDTFYYIELLGISVGGTRVRGITASLFKLDPSGNGGVIIDSGTSVTRLTRSAYISLRDAFRAGARSLKRAPEFSLFDTCFDLSGKTEVKVPTVVLHFRGADVSLPATNYLIPVDSSGTFCFAFAGTTGGLSIIGNIQQQGFRVVYDLAGKRVGFAPRGCA, translated from the coding sequence ATGGAGAAGAAGACCACCCATCTCTTCTTTTTCACTCTCCTCCTCTCCCTCTCCCTCTGCTCCGCCCTTGACCACCAGACCCTCCTCCTCTCCCCCCTCCCCTCCGCCCCCTCTCTCTCCCAACCCGAATCCTTCTCCGAAACAACATCCGAACCCGACTCCGACCCATCCTCCCTCTCCCTCCCTCTCCACCACCTCGACGCCCTCTCCTCCGACCAAACCCCCTCCCAACTCTTCCACCTCCGCCTCCGCCGCGACTCCCTCCGCTTCAACTCCCTCACCTCCCTCGCCTACAACCGCACCCGACCCGGCCCATCCTCCGGCTTCAGCTCCTCCATCGTCTCCGGCCTCTCCCAAGGAAGCGGCGAATACTTCACCCGCATCGGCGTCGGCTCTCCCCCCAAATACCTCTACATGGTCCTCGACACCGGCTCCGACGTCGTCTGGCTCCAATGCGCCCCTTGTAAACGCTGCTACTCCCAAACCGACCTGGTTTTCGACCCGAGAAAATCCTCCTCCTACTCCTCCCTCCCTTGCTCCTCCCCTCTCTGCCGCCGCCTCGACTCCCCCGGCTGCAGCTCAAAGTCCAAAACCTGCCTCTACCAAGTCTCCTACGGCGACGGCTCCTTCACCTTCGGCGACTTCTCCACCGAAACCCTCACCTTCCGCCGCTCCAAAGTCCCCAAAGTCGCCCTCGGCTGCGGCCACGACAACGAAGGCCTCTTCGTCGGCGCCGCCGGCCTCCTCGGCCTCGGCCGCGGCAAGCTCTCCTTTCCTACCCAGACCGGCTCACGCTTCAACTCCAAATTCTCCTACTGCCTCGTCGACCGCTCCGCCTCCTCCAAACCCTCCTCCGTCGTCTTCGGCGACTCCGCCGTCTCCCGCACCGCCCGCTTCACTCCTCTCGTCCCAAACCCTAAGCTCGACACTTTCTACTACATCGAGCTCCTCGGTATCAGCGTCGGCGGGACACGTGTCCGGGGAATCACGGCCTCGCTGTTTAAACTCGACCCTTCCGGAAACGGCGGCGTCATTATCGACTCGGGTACGTCCGTCACCCGGTTGACCCGATCCGCTTACATCTCATTAAGAGACGCTTTCCGGGCGGGTGCCCGATCTCTAAAACGGGCGCCCGAGTTTTCGCTCTTCGACACTTGCTTTGATCTATCTGGGAAGACGGAGGTGAAGGTTCCGACGGTGGTGCTGCATTTCCGCGGCGCTGACGTGTCGCTTCCGGCGACGAACTACCTGATTCCGGTGGATAGCAGCGGCACGTTCTGCTTTGCTTTTGCGGGTACGACGGGCGGGTTGTCCATAATCGGGAATATCCAGCAGCAAGGGTTTCGGGTGGTTTATGACTTGGCGGGTAAGCGGGTCGGGTTTGCTCCACGTGGGTGCGCTTAA
- the LOC101294221 gene encoding uncharacterized protein LOC101294221 yields MAGYNNITAAFAVIVIAVLVFRPASMVVLADNIVAGVGEDTGSNSEHYDYQGWADGYSFQTGDTLFFHYDQDIYDVVVAGSGELFDACSTDQNLGTYDSGRDELVLPTPGIYYFFALFACASHHMKFYVVVH; encoded by the exons ATGGCCGGATACAACAATATTACTGCTGCATTTGCCGTGATAGTTATAGCTGTTTTGGTTTTCCGGCCGGCCAGCATGGTAGTGTTGGCGGATAATATTGTAGCTGGTGTGGGAGAGGACACTGGCTCGAACAGTGAACATTACGATTACCAGGGTTGGGCTGATGGCTATTCTTTCCAGACTGGAGATACTCTAT TTTTCCACTACGATCAGGATATATATGACGTTGTCGTAGCAGGCAGTGGTGAATTGTTTGATGCATGTTCTACCGATCAGAACTTGGGTACTTATGATTCCGGCCGGGACGAATTAGTGTTGCCAACCCCTGGGATCTATTATTTCTTTGCTTTGTTCGCATGCGCGAGCCATCACATGAAGTTCTATGTGGTTGTGCACTAA